One stretch of Lacimicrobium alkaliphilum DNA includes these proteins:
- a CDS encoding class I adenylate-forming enzyme family protein, whose protein sequence is MITTSSSDIARYRDEGIWGDRKLHNLLSQTSKSKSREIALVDPLNKYDLTGAQPLRLSYADLMDKVDRLALSLLKNDIGKDDILLVQMPNIIELVLVYLAASKLGAIVSPIPMQYQEYELQRILNVLQPKAVITVATFKQQDFTQHILDAVKSASSELKTSPEVFTFFDGKSTTDLSEMMQQVDTLQPLEAYIKEVDITADQVFTICWTSGTEGAPKGIPRSHNQWLTVGLATYEGNQIEDGEALLNPFPFINMASIGGLFLSWLYSGGKLVLHHPLDLPLFLRQIVSEKISYTLAPPALLNNILKNEALLAQCDFSGIRAIGSGSAPLDTWMVEGFKERFDIEIVNHFGSNEGVCLLCGPNETTSSEKRAQLFPRAHKFLQTRIVDRTSGEIIEQPGIQGELQIKGPSVFDGYYGADKLTDEAFTPDGYYRTGDLFEISQYDQAFYHFRGRCKDLIIRGGVNISPAELDTLINAHQDIVEAAVAPYPCDIMGERVAAFVVTHPGKEITLAQLVSFMKQSKIATFKLPEKIIQLEAIPRNPLGKVERHKLADFLT, encoded by the coding sequence ATGATAACTACAAGTAGTTCAGATATCGCTCGCTATCGCGATGAAGGAATCTGGGGTGACCGCAAGCTACACAACTTGCTGAGTCAAACCTCCAAATCGAAAAGTCGTGAAATTGCGCTTGTTGATCCACTTAATAAATACGATTTAACCGGTGCTCAGCCTTTGCGGCTAAGTTATGCGGATTTAATGGATAAAGTTGACAGGCTGGCGCTTTCTCTGTTGAAAAACGATATTGGTAAAGATGATATTCTGCTGGTACAGATGCCAAATATTATTGAGCTGGTGCTCGTATATCTGGCAGCATCGAAGTTGGGAGCCATTGTCAGCCCGATTCCCATGCAATACCAGGAATACGAATTACAGCGTATTCTCAACGTGCTGCAGCCCAAGGCTGTAATAACCGTTGCCACATTCAAGCAACAGGACTTTACCCAGCATATTCTTGATGCGGTGAAGTCGGCATCTTCAGAGCTTAAGACATCACCCGAAGTGTTTACTTTTTTCGATGGGAAAAGCACTACAGATCTGAGTGAAATGATGCAGCAGGTGGACACTTTACAGCCACTGGAAGCCTATATCAAAGAGGTTGATATCACTGCGGATCAGGTATTTACCATCTGCTGGACATCAGGTACGGAAGGCGCACCGAAAGGTATTCCCCGTTCACATAATCAATGGCTGACCGTTGGTCTGGCAACCTATGAAGGCAATCAGATTGAGGATGGAGAAGCTCTGCTTAATCCGTTTCCGTTTATTAATATGGCCTCCATTGGCGGATTATTTCTTAGTTGGCTGTACAGTGGTGGCAAGCTGGTCTTGCATCACCCCCTGGATTTGCCCCTTTTCCTGCGTCAGATTGTGTCTGAAAAGATCAGCTACACTCTGGCTCCCCCCGCGCTATTAAATAACATTCTCAAGAATGAAGCCTTGCTGGCACAGTGCGACTTTTCCGGCATCAGAGCCATAGGCTCAGGCTCTGCGCCACTGGATACCTGGATGGTAGAGGGCTTTAAGGAACGCTTTGATATAGAAATTGTCAATCACTTTGGCTCGAATGAAGGTGTTTGTCTGCTTTGCGGGCCTAATGAAACAACATCAAGTGAAAAGCGGGCACAACTCTTTCCCCGCGCGCACAAATTCCTGCAAACCCGCATCGTTGATCGAACCAGTGGAGAAATCATAGAGCAACCAGGTATTCAGGGTGAGCTACAAATAAAGGGGCCGAGTGTTTTTGATGGCTACTATGGTGCTGACAAGCTTACCGACGAAGCTTTCACCCCTGATGGCTACTACCGGACAGGGGATCTGTTTGAAATCAGTCAATATGATCAGGCTTTTTATCATTTCAGGGGACGCTGTAAAGATTTGATTATAAGAGGGGGAGTAAATATTTCTCCGGCTGAGCTGGATACACTTATAAACGCCCATCAGGATATTGTTGAAGCCGCCGTCGCTCCCTACCCCTGCGATATTATGGGAGAGCGGGTTGCAGCCTTTGTCGTTACTCACCCGGGAAAAGAGATAACACTCGCGCAACTGGTCAGCTTTATGAAACAAAGTAAGATTGCCACATTTAAGTTGCCTGAGAAAATCATCCAGTTAGAAGCTATTCCCCGTAATCCACTTGGTAAAGTGGAAAGACACAAATTGGCTGACTTTCTGACTTAA
- a CDS encoding efflux RND transporter periplasmic adaptor subunit: protein MLKKMSFSPVIIAIVLAIVLVIWLLSGDDYSARTEAPAEQQPPKAQLTSVETRWSEARPYAATTIAQGQVLPWRLVEIKSQQSGRIEQLYKQQGEPVQQGEKLLRISDEGRSALLAKAQANLKLRQSELKSARSLGESQFSSATELTRLESELAKAEAELHNARLNLSQTEPGAPFDGVVDRRHIEVGDLVQSGTALMQLVQLDKLKVTAQIPQQHVSELEIGQSATLTLLDGRKLEGTLSFISAAADTSTRSFYIEITAPNPQHWRIAGGSATVEIALGSVPAHYVSPALLSLDDSGNLGLSVVNQQKQVEFYPVSILSATNDGAWVSGLPERAQIIIQGAGFVQPGDVVRTTEVSS, encoded by the coding sequence ATGTTGAAAAAAATGTCCTTTTCTCCCGTGATCATCGCCATAGTGCTGGCGATTGTACTGGTCATCTGGCTGTTAAGTGGTGATGACTACAGTGCCCGTACCGAAGCGCCCGCAGAGCAACAACCTCCAAAAGCGCAACTGACCAGCGTTGAAACTCGCTGGTCTGAGGCCCGGCCCTATGCAGCCACAACAATTGCACAGGGCCAGGTGTTGCCCTGGCGTCTGGTGGAAATCAAGTCACAGCAAAGCGGCAGAATAGAACAGCTTTACAAGCAACAGGGCGAGCCCGTGCAGCAAGGGGAAAAGCTGTTGCGTATTTCCGATGAAGGCCGCAGCGCATTGCTGGCAAAGGCTCAGGCCAATCTGAAATTACGTCAAAGCGAACTGAAAAGCGCGCGCTCCCTGGGAGAATCGCAGTTTTCCTCAGCCACTGAACTGACCCGGCTGGAAAGTGAACTGGCAAAGGCCGAAGCCGAATTACACAACGCCCGTCTTAACCTTAGTCAGACTGAACCCGGCGCCCCTTTTGACGGCGTGGTCGACCGCCGCCATATCGAAGTGGGCGACCTGGTGCAAAGCGGCACGGCCCTGATGCAACTGGTGCAACTGGACAAGCTCAAGGTCACCGCGCAGATCCCACAGCAACATGTTAGCGAACTGGAAATCGGCCAGAGCGCGACCCTGACGCTGCTCGATGGCCGCAAACTGGAAGGCACCTTAAGCTTTATCAGCGCGGCTGCCGACACCTCCACCCGCAGTTTTTATATCGAGATCACGGCCCCCAACCCGCAGCATTGGCGCATCGCCGGTGGCAGCGCCACGGTGGAAATAGCCCTTGGCAGTGTGCCCGCCCATTATGTGTCACCGGCGCTGCTGAGCCTGGATGACAGCGGTAACCTGGGGCTTTCGGTGGTTAATCAGCAAAAACAGGTGGAGTTTTATCCGGTCAGCATCCTCTCCGCCACCAACGATGGCGCCTGGGTCAGCGGTTTGCCGGAACGGGCACAAATCATCATTCAGGGCGCCGGTTTTGTGCAGCCAGGAGACGTTGTGCGCACCACTGAGGTAAGCTCATGA